A portion of the Camelus ferus isolate YT-003-E chromosome 16, BCGSAC_Cfer_1.0, whole genome shotgun sequence genome contains these proteins:
- the APOH gene encoding beta-2-glycoprotein 1, whose translation MISPVLILFSSFLCHVAIAGRTCPKPDELPFATVVPLKQSYLPGEEIVYSCQPGYQSRGVVRRFTCPLTGLWPVNTLRCLPRVCPFAGILENGAVRYTTFEYPNTISFTCNTGFYLKGANSAKCTEEGKWSPDLPVCAPITCPPPSIPKFAKLSAYKPLAGNNSLYGGKAVFECLPHHAMFGNDTVTCTQHGNWTELPECREVKCPFPSRPDNGFVNYPAQQVLYYKDKATYGCHDTYTLDGPEEVECNKFGNWSAHPSCKASCKLSVKRATVIFEGERVTLQQKFKDGMLHGQKISFFCKNKEKKCSYTEDAECIDGTIEIPKCFKEHSSLAFWKTDASDVKPC comes from the exons ATGATTTCCCCAGTGCTCATCTTGTTCTCGAGTTTTCTCTGCCATGTTGCTATCGCAGGACGAA CCTGTCCCAAGCCGGATGAATTACCATTTGCCACCGTCGTTCCATTAAAACAGTCCTATCTGCCGGGGGAGGAGATAGTGTACTCCTGCCAGCCGGGCTATCAGTCCCGCGGAGTGGTGCGGCGGTTCACCTGCCCGCTCACAGGGCTGTGGCCCGTCAACACGCTGAGATGCTTAC CCAGAGTATGTCCTTTTGCTGGAATCTTAGAAAACGGAGCTGTACGCTATACAACTTTTGAATATCCCAACACGATCAGTTTTACTTGCAACACCGG GTTTTATCTGAAAGGAGCTAATTCCGCTAAATGCactgaggaaggaaaatggagtCCGGACCTTCCTGTCTGCGCTC ctaTAACCTGCCCTCCACCATCCATACCTAAGTTTGCAAAACTTAGTGCTTATAAGCCATTGGCTGGAAACAACTCCCTCTATGGAGGCAAGGCAGTCTTTGAATGCTTGCCACACCATGCAATGTTTGGAAATGACACGGTTACCTGCACGCAACATGGAAATTGGACTGAACTACCAGAATGTAGGG AAGTAAAATGCCCATTCCCATCAAGACCAGACAATGGATTTGTGAACTATCCTGCACAGCAAGTACTTTATTACAAGGATAAAGCCACGTATGGTTGCCATGATACATACACCCTGGATGGACCAGAAGAAGTAGAATGTAACAAATTCGGAAACTGGTCAGCACACCCAAGTTGTAAAG CATCTTGTAAATTATCTGTTAAAAGAGCTACTGTGATATTTGAAGGAGAGAGAGTAACTCTCCAACAAAAATTTAAGGATGGAATGCTGCATGGccaaaaaatttctttcttctgcaaaaataaggaaaagaagtgTAGCTATACAGAGGATGCAGAGTGCATAGACGGCACCATTGAGATCCCCAAATGCTTCAAGG